In the Pogona vitticeps strain Pit_001003342236 chromosome 2, PviZW2.1, whole genome shotgun sequence genome, GCTCCACAAAtctatttactgtattttgcCTCTTCATACATGCAAAATTCAGCCACAAACTCAACTTGATTACAAAGAAAATTACCAAAAATGTCAACccctttccatttatttatttatttattggatttactGTCCAACATAAATGGAGGAGACAAATGAATTCAGTTAGCCATACACATTACTAAAGCATCAATGCAGATGATTAGAACTGCTGCAGCGGTCCGCTCAACAATTTTCTCTAGGATACTGCTCATGAAGAAAGGCTTCTATGGCTTCTATGGCAGCTAGTGATGGGCAGCAGCTTTGATGTGACTGGTCCATCAAAAGAGAAGTCTACCATGTCTTCAAGTTTCACCATCAACAAAATAAGTCAATAAAGATGTCAAAAATGTAATAAGCAATGCttgaaaaattgaaaacaaagaatGCACATAGTACACTTTAAACACATGATCCAATTGAATGAGATTTTGAATTATTCCTAAGCATAGGTGTCAAGTGTATTTAACAAGGAGCCCGGCTAGCCGtactgggacacacacacacacacacacacacactgcacactCCAGTTTTTCTTTTAAGTAACGTCTTTAATGCTCGTGTCAAAATTTGTTCCACTGCTTAAACCAGTCCCCAAACAGTTAAGAACATACAAAAGGCCCATATTTATGTCCAGTATTCTGTTCTCCCTAGAAGAGCTTGCAATTCCAAAATGTTAtagctaaaaattaaaaaacaataacaaagaggTGCCTAATGCAGAACAAATGCAACACTTTTCATAGCTCCAACTTAGTCCACAATCCTGCTTCCCATCCATGATGAAACATGTTGCTGCCCCAAGCAGATCAGTCAGTAAATCCACACAATCCACCAATCATGGTGTAAATGAAGTTATTTTGGCTCCTGAAGAAGAAGTTGCCAGAGACAGCCTTTCCAATCCGGGCAGGAAAAAAATCCAGTGATAAAGTAAATGATTCCTTGACTTGCTCATAATTCCAAGTCTTATTTCCTTGCTAATGCCTGCATTCTAGAGCCAAGAGTCCCGTCCTTCATCCTGACAGGGCTAGCATTTTCCCTTTAATATCCAATCTGATGCCCCTGAGAAGCTGGCAGGGAGGGGATTGGCCATATACTGTAGTTAAGAAGAAGGGAAATCTATTTCTTGAGATTTTCAACCAAAAAAGGAGGGATGGTGGACCAACAGAGAACCATAAAAAGAGGGGAATGATAGCAAGTCCAATGGCAGAGATTGCAGAAGTGGGAAAAGCTTTATTTTGGGGGAGATCTCAATTGCCAgaactttccctccttccttaaaTAATGAATTTATTCTCCTATTAAttaatacacatttaaaaaactaaactTTCCCAACTGCCCCTGAAAAATGCCACGAGGTTCGGACAAAggtctcaaaaaacaaaacccaccacgTGACTTTTCCTCCAAACGGCGCCTCCCGAAGGCAGGATTTGCGCCCCACTGACCTGAAAAGCCCTTTCACGCAGCCCCCGCAGTAGCGATGCCCGCACTCGGCCTGTTGCGGGTCGATCAGGAGGAATCCGCACGCCTGGCACAGCAATCCCGTGTCGCTCAGAGGATCCGTGGGCATGACCGAGCCTCGCAGCTTTCCCATCATCCGCCAGTCCAAATCTTCAAGCAAGAACCGCTCCCTCACAGTTCTGAGAAGAGGGGCCGGGTGGCCGTCTTTATAAGGCGCCTCCCGCCCCGCGTGGCTCCCAGGCGGCGTGAGTCAGCCAGAGGTCGGGCCAGCCAGGGAATCCCGGGTGACGTCAGACGGCGGGCCCTGCCTGCGCAGCCGAGGGCGCGGCCTGCCTCTGTGCGCGCGCGGGCACGCGGGAGGCGCGAGAGCGGGGAATGCCTGGCGAGAAGCGCCGGAGAGGCGGGAAAGGCTGCGGAAGACTTCCCCcccaggggggtgggtggggaagaaaaggaaaccGAAGGCGCCGCTCAGAAAGCGCGGGAAAGggcgaggggggagggggaaagagaagtgGCCCCCAAAGCAAGCCCGGGCGGAGTTTTTCGGGGGGATGGAACCGTAGTGTCCCCGAATGGGGCTTCCCCGGCCTTTCCCCCGCAGCGCTTGTTCGTTCCGACAAACAAGGTGTCCCGTTTCTTCAAGGCTGAGTCAGGAGGTTTTGGTTAGAAGAGGGCCCCGAGGCGGCTTTTTGGGAGAAAGTCACGCGGCGAGGGAAATTTAGACAAGGACATGGCGGAGAGCCTttgattcctgccctgagcaaggGGGTTGTGCTCAGTGGCCTGCtaaggccccttccgactccaggACTCTGCGGTTCTGTGATTGTTCGACTCTTGTCGAATCTTGCCTGATGATTTTTCTTGCAGCTCAACAAATGTTTTTAGTCGATAAGGTTCAGGCAGCAGTTGCATCATTCTGAGGGAAGAAATGCACGTTGCCGGGTAGGTAACGTGGGGAAATACAATATTCCTTCAACAGGCCAACAAGTCATCGGCAGTCGCTTTAAGAGAGTACATGACCTGGCAAAACTGCAAGAAATGAGTAACACACATTTTCTTTAGCAGTGCCAACTGGAATAGTAATTAAAAAAcactctctggaaaagcccttGTACTGTACTCCCTGAACAGTCATGCATGAGTCAGGCGTGAACTGCAACCAAGTTCACGGGTGACAGTTATAAGCTAGTAATCCAGAAAGAGTTTAAGGAAGTGCTCTATCAAATGTTTCTCCATAGGCGAGGTGAAAAGAGTGCAAAgtgtgggaaaaaaataaaatgaattgaaATCCTAACttttgacctctctctctctctctctctctctctctctctctctctctctgtgtgtgtgtgtgtgtgtgtgtgtgtgtgtgtgcgtgtgttcaAGTTTAGGCTCTATCCTCCTCCAAGAATTGACAACAATACTTTAGGATGCATAAACGTTTTATTATCTGACTGTGGAGAACCATGAACTAACTTCTGTAGGACCAGCGGGTCCATCTAACATATTCCGTCTAAAACAAAAGTCCTTTAACTCAGGTGTAGCAAAAGAATTCACCCGCAAGGGTTCACCCCAAAATGCTCGCAATCGGTTGGCTTCCATGTTGGGTTCCTCAGACTGGAGCAAATAGTTCCACGACAGGGGTATGGAGCCCACTCCCCTTCCGTGTGTGTTGTGGGGTGACTCATTGACAATGGTCAGACCCCCTTCCAAGATCTTCCCCTTTTGGGTGCATGTAAATGGTCCATTCTATcagttctgctccccccccccgttgcaaagctatcccttctttccccttcttAGGGTCTTccgttctccctctctctttcttagcTTCGGGTTGACTGGCCCTGCGGTATTGATGCCTCCTCACTATTTCTTCAATAGGCAATTTCATCCTGACTCTCTCCCAAGTCCATGGATCCCCCATTTGCCTCCATCCCCGTCCCAACAGTATATCCtccttttccccactcttttctaCCTGTTCTACCTCTGCTTCCCAGTCCAcctctccttttatctcttcctccACCTCCGCCACCAGATGCCCTTCTATTGGGGCATCCGTCTCAACCGTTGCTTTCCTGcactttttctcctctcccccctgcTCTTTTCCTCTTGCACTCTTAATTAGGTTATCGCAGGTATAACATTGTGTAAAAACAGTTTGGTATCCCTCCGTAGTAGACACTTGAGGGGGTGGCTCACCCTCCTCCTTCCTGGTGGAGGCTTGTTTCTTCTCACAACCAGAGACTggagaaaaatcacttttttttattACACACCTTTGCAGAAATCCCTTTTCCCTTTGCCCTGATCTCCCCTGATCTCAGGAGTTACAGGGCCTGGGTAGTTCTTTGGTGAGGGACCAGAATTGGAGGGTCAGAGGTCATAATTGGGCATATGTGTGtatcacgtgctgtcaagtcagaactgatgtctagtgaccctaatagggatttcaaaatAAGCGAGACATATAAGGAATggtttttatcagttccacacatctagttagcttccgtggctgagcaaggattcgaacccaggttgTCTgggtcctagtttgtcactctcaCGGCTGTGCTACACTGGGTACCATGAATTGGTTTAAGCTACCAGGAAAGAGAAGGTCTTCAATCTACATCAGAGTCTGTTTGGGCGACCTAAAAGGAACCAGCAAAGAGAGATCATCCACTTTGGAAATCAACCAGAGGCAAACTTCTTATTTGGTTCTACAGGAAATGCACCCACTGGCAAAAGGGTTAAGCAGGAAAAGCTCACCAGGAAAAGAGTTAACCAATTCATCAGGAAAGTCAAGCACCCTCAGGGTAACTGGCTATGCAGTACAATTTTAAATTTGTGGAATATTTCATTCAGCCATCTTGAACAGGATTATCAGAGTCTCCCTTCATACACAGTCCATTTTAAAGGATCTACTTCTCCCAACTGTATTTCTAATCCTGGACCTGGTCCTCATGCATAGCCATgtactctctttttccttcctcccgCTGAGGAACAGAAAATACATATGGTTCTTCCTCCTTTTGTGGTCCTGCACTATTTTcctgttgggatctgcaagatgaggggaagtaggggtcttgcagatgaagcctcagggcagggatctttctccttgaccagcaaggggaaaaagaaagacaggaCACTCAAGTGTGGTTTGCAggacgggatccggatgaacaaggacagcctGCCGTCAGGCCTCTGTCCAGATGGAATCTCCTTCTCCTTTGCCGCGCCCCCTTTattattgtactctactacctttgcactggttaatcaatacagaggtaactaatttcttgaatacacaacagaataactagagtgctggtaaacagagacagctaatttccttgaatacaaaggcatcagtaaacagagtggttggtaaacagacaggctggtaaacagacagctaataataaacagacacagataactccaaatacacagccaatgtaaacatccctgaggtagacactttaactacattacccagaaacaatagacagcaggttaatgatcatccttactggaagtTAGCCTTGCAGTTTTAGTATGATGTCtactactagcatacagatatatacatttatatacatttctaatatacatttgctactgccatagatatatacattttaaagacatacaattttcccacattttccctccttctccctccagtCCAATCCACTCTTCAAAGCCCCAACTTCccactctctccatctctctcctgTCATCAAGAAGCCTTCTCTcacctccttttcctttcctgccttttcctctccctccctctcttctgtcTGCCCTCCCCCTACAATTAGGTCCTCCATCCTCACAGGCAAGGTGAATAAAAGGGTGTTGACTCCTTTCGCCTGAGACGATTGGGGGGACCGCTCACCTCCAGGCATGACCGTGACATTAGGCTCTTCTTCACagtatcattaaaagggggattgaaaataaaacagccaatgttataatgccattgtacaaaatactggtaaggctgcacttggagtattgtgtacagttctggtcgccacacctccaaaaagacatagtggaactggaaaaggtgcagaagagtgactaaaatgatgactgggctggggcacctcccttatgaggaaaggctacagcgtttggggctgtTTATTCTAGAGAAAAAGTACCTGAggggatacaggaagctggactagatggctccttggcctgatccagcagggctcttcttatgttcttaagtacACCAAAGGGCATCCGGAGGGAACCGAGTGCTCCTTCTGTCAGTTCCACAAGATGCCACGTTGATGGACTTCTCCTTGGAGAAAAGCTTTGGACTTTGTTTCAAATACATTTGAGAAACCAGAAGCTAATCCCTTCTGCACACCATTGTGTGAGGAAGAGAAGTTACATATTCCTGTCACTATtgaacattttctaaatgtaCCTATAACAAATCCTTTAGGTATAATTCATGGCCAAGTGTTGTGTGCCGATCTAGATGTGGAAGAGAACCCTCACATAAgtagattctgatttatggcagacCCCTCCCAAGGCCTTCTAGGGATAAAGAAGTCAGAATCGGTTTCCTAGTTCCTCCTTCTGATGGCcctctgggacagtgcagcttgcccacggccaCACAGGTGCCAGGGCACGTAATGTCGCCAGCCACACACACTCCAGGTGATCATGCCTGGCCTTTCTTCAGGGAGGCCCAATGCTTACTCCCTGGCTCTGTCAGCAACCCACTGAGCAATTCCAGCATCATGCGCCCATTCTCCTTCATAGGAGGAAATGAATGTCAGGGCATCAGCAGACAGACCTATCTCCTGCAGTCTGCCTCAGTCTCTGAGGGAACTTTAAGTGGTGCCTTTATGCATGGCGGGGGTGGTAGGTTTGTGAGGCTCCGTAGGCAATGGTACCTCATTAACGTCTCTCTTTGTTTCCGGGTGTATATTCAGTTCCTGTACCCACCAAAATCAGAACACGTCGATTCTCAatcatataaatatatttaatattatgATTTCCACAACATCAAGTACAGTACTGttgtataaataaatacctttGTTAATAAATAGCATGTGAGGTAGAAAAAAACTCATGTTTCAGGATGTACCTCTTGGAATCCTTAGTGATTGCAAAGCCCTATTTAAAGTGCAGAGAATGAATAAACGACTTCCTATTTAAAATCATCACATTCAAGTCTTGCATTCAAAGCTCCCAACATGAGGAGACATCAATGGATCCTCCCACACTCTGCATCTTTTCTGatgaaacatacttttaaaaagaaataccaaACCACACCTATACTCTATGAATTCGAATACTCTATGAATTGCTATATTCTTGGaaacaaaatcatatttttgaataatttatttaaaaaaacaatcatacGGCTAGAAACATCCTGTAAGTCTAAGAGGCCTTCAATGTTCCACCTGAGTGTGAATCAAGGGCTGACATTTCATGGTCTGTGAAGTATTGAGAGATTTTGGACACATGGGTGAGGTAGTGTAGATCCATATAAAGATGGGAAGTGTAGTGGACACCGTTcttgctggggatgatggggattgGAGCACTGAGCTGACCACCTTCAAGAAGCTGAAGGAGGGAACTttggggaggagaagggaaggaaaaaagtcTCCAGTTTTAGATTTCTATTCCTGTCTTATCCACTACCACTTTCAGATACAGCGTGTCCTCTTTGAGATAGCTGGGAAGCTCAACATGGCTGGCAAAGAGGGGGCTCCCGCTAGCCACGTTGAGCCTGTCCCGTGGCTGGTGGAAGGAGGTGCTGTAGGGATCCGGAAGGAAGGTCTCCGTCATGGGCGACTTCTTCCGCATGGGGTCCAGAAGGGAGAAGGTGACCTTCTGCTGGAAAGGCCAGGGGAGAACGTCGTCGTAAGGTCCTTTCGCCAAGGCCAGGAAGAGCGAAAGGTGGCCGCCTTTGCCGATGCCGTCTCCGTCTGGGTACAGCCGGACGCAAAGGCGGTAGCCATAAACGTGGGTGGCAAAGGCAGGGGAGTAGATGGATTGCCTCCTTCCGGCTTTGGCCTCTttcaagagcttggaaaacttctcCACCTTCCACACCAGGGTCCCGTCGGTGCTGACCAGCTCTGGCCCCCTCGACTCAGATCCTTGGCTTCCATGGGGGGAATCATGCGTCTCCTGAGACATTTTGAGCAGCCGCTCATACTGGGAGCAGCTGCGCTGGAGGGACTTCATCGCAGCTCCCTGGCTGACTATCTGTCGGCGCAGAGACACCACCAGCAGCTCCATGGCTTCCATACGCATCTGGAGAGCCTCCACATTGAGGGCAGCATCAGCCTAGAGAGGGAACGATTAAGCATCACACCTCTGAACAGAGCAAGGAGGCTCAACGGGAGTCATCAAACCCACCCAAGTCAAGGTTCACTCAACATCAATCTGTTTGGGGAACTGTAGTCTCCAAAAAGGTCTCTTTTTATTCTCCCGTACCCACTTTATAAAAACTACCCCTTTTCTGAATATTGGAGTATAACTATATCCTCAAACTGGACTGCACACCTCTGTTCAAAATCTCTAATTTCTTCTAAGGTATGGTTCTCCTTCTGAAGTTCTTGAGCATTAACCCTTATTTGCACCCCTGGCCAGATTCTTTCTCCCACAACCCAATGCTTTCCTGCATCATCTTCCACTCCCAGGCTTTCACGGGCCAGTTCATATCTTACCGTGACAGGGTTACTGATACTCcagcttttcctttcttcatcAATGTCTTGATGTCGAAGAGGAGAGATGGCTTTCCTTGAAGTTCTCAGATGTGCCACAGGGGGGCAAGTGTGTTCCTGCAATAAAAAAGGACAGGTCAGAATATCACAGGGGCAAGGCAGAGAGATGAGCAGAGAGGTCTTATGTTGCTGATCAGTGATTTgacagcagggatttgaatctgaAGGGAAACACAGAGCCCACCACTTGATGCTGAAACAGTTGAACCAAACGTGTAACTTTTTCTCTCAGCTACCAAGACTTATACAGTGgggccccgctagacgattaccccgcaaatcGGGTAAActgcaggacgatgactttttgcaatcgctatagcgattcgccaaacagtttttcctatgggggatttcgctggatgatgatttggtccatgcttcgcagacTGTTTtccgcaagacgacgatttttacagatAATCGGCGCTTCCGTTTTaagcaagacagtgattttacagttgatcggcgcttcgcaaaatggttttcctatgggcgattttcgctggacaacgacgacttttccccactggaacgcattaaacagatttcaatgcattccaa is a window encoding:
- the LOC110071323 gene encoding uncharacterized protein LOC110071323 isoform X1; this encodes MMGKLRGSVMPTDPLSDTGLLCQACGFLLIDPQQAECGHRYCGGCVKGLFSSIMTKPRRTSHTSCACLDCVGTGTFKSYQEHTCLPVAH
- the LOC110071323 gene encoding uncharacterized protein LOC110071323 isoform X2 yields the protein MMGKLRGSVMPTDPLSDTGLLCQACGFLLIDPQQAECGHRYCGGCVKGLFRDTGKRACCTFKQRLRTQQFHNDKAAENESHKLRLS
- the LOC110069893 gene encoding TNF receptor-associated factor 2, which encodes MMGKLRGSVMPTDPLSNAGLLCQACGFLLIDPQQAECGHRYCGGCVKGLFRDSDKMACNTCKKRLRPQQFHNDKAAENDALVTQVACPNFDCAWTGTLKSYQEHTCPPVAHLRTSRKAISPLRHQDIDEERKSWSISNPVTADAALNVEALQMRMEAMELLVVSLRRQIVSQGAAMKSLQRSCSQYERLLKMSQETHDSPHGSQGSESRGPELVSTDGTLVWKVEKFSKLLKEAKAGRRQSIYSPAFATHVYGYRLCVRLYPDGDGIGKGGHLSLFLALAKGPYDDVLPWPFQQKVTFSLLDPMRKKSPMTETFLPDPYSTSFHQPRDRLNVASGSPLFASHVELPSYLKEDTLYLKVVVDKTGIEI